The Bacillota bacterium genome includes the window CCACAACCAATCCGCCTTCTCCGGGACGCCGAAGATAGTAGTGGCTCCCCCGCACGTGGGTCACCACGAACCCAAGCCGCTGCAAGGCACGCAGCACCGCCCGGTCGCTGCCCCTCGGAACACGACTCAACCCACAGCCACTTCCACTTCTACCACTTCTGGCCCAGGCCGCGGCGCCGGCAGGGACAGACCCTCTTTCGCAGCCGCCTCAATGTACCCCAGGATGGCTTCACGCGTCTGCTCCAACGCCTGCTCCTTCGTCTCACCGTAAGTGGAAAGCCAGTCCAGGTCGGGAACGTACGTGACCCACACCCGGTCGTCCGGG containing:
- a CDS encoding type II toxin-antitoxin system HicB family antitoxin, which encodes MARRQFRVLLEWDPDDRVWVTYVPDLDWLSTYGETKEQALEQTREAILGYIEAAAKEGLSLPAPRPGPEVVEVEVAVG
- a CDS encoding type II toxin-antitoxin system HicA family toxin gives rise to the protein MSRVPRGSDRAVLRALQRLGFVVTHVRGSHYYLRRPGEGGLVVVPVHGHRDLPVGTMQSILRQAGMTAEELASLL